One Drosophila teissieri strain GT53w chromosome X, Prin_Dtei_1.1, whole genome shotgun sequence genomic window, TGAATCCCTGGCGCTTCATCTCTTCAATGACGTGAGCGGGCAGTGAGCTCTCCTCGAAACTGACCACCGGGTGCGGTAGTTCGTTGCCAGACACTGTGATTTCCAGTTCGCGGCGTATGTCGGCCACCTGCTGCTCTGATTTGGCCAGTGTATTGGGATGAATGCTGTAGAAATCCTTGTGGAAGGGCTCGAGATTCTCCCACTTGGGTTTCACTAGATTGCGGCCGGGATTCTTGGCCTTTTCGCGTTGGATCTCGGCGCGCTCCTCTTTGGAAAGCATGCCTAAGGCGGCAGCATTGTAGTTATTGCTTTGGTAGCCAccgccacctccgccgccGTTGTGCGGCTTCTGATAGCGCTGTGCGTAATTTGGATTTTTGCCACGCGGTCCACCATAGCCGCCAGCTCCACCGGATCCGGctccgccaccaccgcctcctccaaGGCCATTGCCGGCGAAGGCAACACCGTTTTGCTGGCGATACGGATTACCGGCACCAGAGCCGGCGGCTCCCATTCCCAGACCATTCTGGATGCCATAGGTCATCACGCCATAAGGCTGGCCAAAGTGCATGCTACCAGCGGCAGTGGCTGCTCCATTGATGGCAGCTCCACCGGCGGCGCCGGCGAAATTGCTGCGCGGATAGTAGGGACGCTCGTGGCGTGGGGCACCATTGCCGCCACCGCCTGCAGCGGCACCATTGCCATAGTAACCGCCGCCCGTGTGCTGTTGAACGCCGCCGGCGTTGGGTGCATATGCTCCGGCGTACATCGTGTGCTGAATCCTGTCGAGAAATGAACAAAAGATCAGCGGAATCGCATGGAGATACCTCGCACACACCACCACAAAGACTTTGCACTTTTATAACTGTTAAGagcgctctctctcgctctcgtaATGCTGCCGCTCGGGagtgtaaatataaatagagaAACGAAACGCGTTTGACTTTTAGGGCAGGGGCTTGCTTCGGATACAGGGGGCCGAGGGGTGGGACTTAGTTACGGAATGATGAAAAGGGGGGGTGCGGTTCCATCACCCACCCACTAGCCACcaccgaaaaaaatcaatacagCATCGCCAAATGCACACGAGACGCGAAGAGGAAGGGACAGGAAGAGTGATAGCGGGAGAGCAAAAGCAGGCGCGTGAGAGGGACAAGTAGAGTGCACCGCGAAGGGAAGAAGCGAGAGCACGCTCACATTTGGAAAAACACTCTAAAAAATGCACTGCATTTTCACGCcttacacacacgcactcaccTTTTTTCCTGTTGCGACAACTGCTGCCTGTGTGTGAAATTTTGGATGAGCCTCACTTGTGCGGGGAGCTTCAAATTAATGTATTTATGCGCAGCAATTTGACATTTGCTCCCCAGGCAACCGGGTTTTTGTGGGGTTTGGATGTGGGGTTTTCTTCGGTTGTCCAAGTCTCTTCGATTTTTTCGATCCGTTTCGTTCACGTTCCCTTTCCTCGCCCTGTTCCGTTCGATTCGATATTCtgcgctctctcgctctcttcgTCACGCTCACACGCCTCTTCTTGCAAACTTCTCTTTTTGCTTCGCTCAACTTTTGCCGAGAGCTAATGgtaattattttgcaattattcCTTCGCCACGGGAAAGTAACCGTAAAGCTAACTAAAGGTGTACTTGGTTAAACACTAGGAGCGAGTTAACTAAATCTAATTCTTGTACTTTAGATttttacaacaaaaaaaaacgcgcTCAGCAGTAAGTTGCATGTGAACTATAGAGCTGGAACAAAAGTCGATGGTAATGCGATACGTTCAATATATTTTGGCATCGATAGTTCCGTGTAAAGCTAtcgattatttttatttataatttactgCATCTATTTTACCGTTAAAAcctaaaatttaaaaaacatgtacctgtttaacaaaatatttgaatattaaaaaaataataaggaaATAAAAGCAGATTAAAATGAATTGAGGACcaataaataacatttcaaagaaataaattaataaattttaaatttgttagaAATAGCTTTATGGTACAAATtggtaaaaattaaaaaaacggtataattatgtaattatttattgtaagTGTGTGTTTTATATTGCACTTTACTTagatttttaatgtttttcccCTCCACACTTAAACAAattactgttttttttttttttttataatttacttatCAAATGGAAGGCAAACACTTTATAGAACTTATTTTAAGACCGAATGTGAAAACAATCTAGCTAAGCGCACAATTCGGccacaaattaattgaatgtCTTAAACAAGTGCATTAAGGTGATGAAATCTCCAACGGGACATATTTTGAAAGTCGGTTAACCTTGTTACACAAGCCGGAAAACCGTACATATATGCTATTTACACGATTTTATTTCCCACTGATATCACAAACATCATCGTCATGTAGAAATCGGCGGGACTCCAGGACGTTAGTTGGCGGCCAGTCGTACGAGCAGCTTCCGCCGGTCCTCGTCGATGGTGGCCAGGAACTTCTGGACCCGCTCGCTGTAGAAGTCGCTCGTCTTGGCCAGCTGGCAGCTCTGCATCCTCTCCGCGCGCCGAAAGTCCTCAAGTTGCCAGCGGTCGCGCTGGTAGGCCAAAATGCTCGCCAGGAAGTGCCAGAAAGTGATTTGCGGCCACAGGACGTTGCTGAAGTACAACACGGATGTGCTTAACTGAAATAGAAGAAGCAGTCGTTTAATACTAAGactttttaactttatcaAATACCATATTGCAAAACTGTTTTGagttcaattttaaaatgcattgcaTGAAAGTGATGCAATCGGAGCCCAAAATTGGGTAATAAATGAATGAACGCTGGGCACAGGTGACTACTCAACACACTAACAGAACTAAAGGATTGCGAAATGTGTCAATGGGGGTGACTTAGCCACCTGTTTCTATAAGGGATACTTATACACACCTGCCACATCATGAAGTCGCTTAGCCTGGTCTCGCCGGAGGTGCGGAACACCAGATCCGGTGGCGGCGAGTGCCGCGTGTAGAGGCATTCCTCCAGCAGCCGTTCACTGATGTCTTCGCCAGCCAAATCCTGGCTGCCGTGCCGCAGTATCGTTTCCACCGCCTGCGTAATCTCGTCCCGCGACGTGTACGCAAAGGCCACGTTGAGGAAGAGCTTATCATTGCGCTCCGTGCTCAGCATAGCAGAAGCCACTAGCTTCTGCAAGTCGAGTGGCAGTAACTCGATGTTGCCAATCACCCGAATGCGGATGCCATGTTCGTCCAGTCGAGCTGTCTCCTCCAGCAGGCGGGCAAACTTCTCCCGGGCCAAATTGAACAGTCCCTCCACCTCCTCGTTGGAACGCTTAAAGTTCTCGATGCTAAAGGCAAAGGTGGTCACCTCGCGAACGCCCACGTCCAGACACCAGCGCAGGCAGTCCGCAAGCTTCTCAAATCCCCGCGAATGACCCTCGATCTTATCAATCTGCTGTGAGCGGGCGAACCTCCGATTGCCGTCCATCACGAAGGCGACGTGGTGCGGAATGTAGCCACAGGCGCGTAGCGTTCGCATCGCAAGCCGCTCCGTCCATGTGTACTTGTAGTCGGAGACCCACGACATGGCCTCTGAATGCAGCTGGACACAGATTTGGTggtcaattaaataaatatttacttatttttttgggTGTCTTGTGATTAGAGCTGTCACTCCGATGGCCGCTGCCAATCGACTGCGCTGCTATCGATAGTACAACTCAACTCTCTAAAAACAGTGTGACCGTTCgatatatcaaaataaatcGATATTATTAATCTCGGACACGAACCAGTATATTCCTATAGCAGAGACACAATCCTCTAATGGAAAGTGTGACCATTGTATGGTACCAATTTATTACCACCATGCGAAGGCTCAAACCATCGATAGAAGAATATTCCAGACATCCACCGCctaagaaaataaaagcagaaaCTCCTGAAAGATGGATTTTGGTGAAGTTTTCCTTTCTGAAGGGTTTATGGATttatgcaataaattaaacttaagATATTTAAGGCTTTTTAAAAGGCCTACCCCAATCAAAAGCCGCACAACAAACTATCTATTTTGAAATCCGCCAAGGGTTCGAAACCCCGCCCTGCTCGCTATCGATAAGCTATCGCCAACCATCGAGAAACTCAGCAACCCTGTCATTTTGACAGCTACGTCAACCTTCTTTTTTGATATCCGGTTCACGCAAGTGGTTCGTCTTAAATTTGTCCCCCTTaatttttgcgaaaaattcCGACTTTGAGCCCTTTTGAGACTTAAAAAATGTGCTTCCCTCAAGAGTGTTCAAAGCGCCGCCCGAAAACGGCGAAAAAGCTGCCCGGCAGTTCattttttttacgttttttgttttgtttgtgcgcacgcatttgtttttgtttgtgaaaCACGTGGTATAAATGTGGAAATTCCCTTGCTATTCCCGCAGTTGCTGATCGACAAACAAACCCAGAATGGCACCCAGGAAGGCTAAAGTTCAGAAGGAGGAGGTTCAGGTCCAGCTGGGACCCCAAGTTCGCGACGGCGAGATCGTGTTCGGAGTGGCTCACATCTACGCCAGCTTCAACGACACCTTCGTCCATGTTACGGATCTGTCCGGCCGTGAGACCATCGCCCGTGTCACCGGAGGCATGAAGGTGAAGGCCGATCGTGATGAGGCTTCGCCCTACGCCGCTATGTTGGCTGCCCAGGTGAGTTGTGCATTCTCCGGTCCAGTTGGAGCCCGTCTAACGGTTTCAATCCCCTCCAGGATGTGGCTGAGAAGTGCAAGACGCTGGGTATCACTGCCCTGCACATCAAGCTCCGTGCCACCGGCGGCAACAAGACCAAGACCCCCGGACCCGGCGCCCAGTCCGCTCTGCGTGCCTTGGCCCGTTCCTCCATGAAGATTGGCCGCATCGAGGATGTGACCCCCATCCCATCGGACTCCACCCGCAGGAAGGGCGGTCGCCGTGGTCGTCGTCTGTAAATGGCGAAATCTGGAGAGCAGGAGTCCCTGTTTGTGGTCAAAATACAATACTGCATTTGTGTATGCGATAAGAAAGCTATTCTGTTTGTGTGCATAGGTGCACTGTAATAAACCAGGAAAATACGATGTAAATGACTACAAGACATTTTTGTGTATCCATTGCGTTGGGTTTGGGGTCTGCAAGTGGTGcaatatttcgttttaaaaGGTATTTGGcgaaatgtttacaaaaatTGCCAATTACAAATCGCAGAGTTGCCACCCTGTCGTGCCGAACGCGGTGGTAGCCCGATAGCACCACCAAAGTAACTATGCGTCGATAACTATCGCATAAGCagctgtgttgttgttgcgttcTTTTTTTCGCATCCGGTGCACGCAATTGGTTGGTTTCCAGCtatttctccctttttttttgcgatttaactGCAACTTGCGAATTAGGCGGCGAAACCGAAAAGCTAATGCTCCATATGATCCTCTATTAAATGATTCAACATAAGTTGAACCATTTTGCGGGTGCGGTGAAAGCGCGGGCGAAATAatttgtttcccttttttttttgtgtttttcttattGTGTTGAACCGGCAATTAAACATGGTGTGTTTTTCTCCCTTTTAGTTGCTAATCGACGACCTGACTGTGCAGAATGGCTCCAAGGAAGGCTAAAGTTCAGAAGGAGGAGGTGCAGGTCCATCTGGGACCCCAAGTTCGCGATGGTGAGGTCGTGTTCGGAGTGGCTCACATCTACGCCAGCTTCAACGACACCTTCGTCCATGTCACGGATCTGTCTGGCCGTGAGACCATCGCCCGTGTCACCGGAGGCATGAAGGTGAAGGCCGATCGTGATGAGGCTTCGCCCTACGCCGCTATGTTGGCCGCCCAGGTGAGCAGATGCATGTGCTAGGTTTATCCCGAGGAGAAGCCTctacaaattcaatttttaattccCCTCCAGGACGTGGCTGAGAAGTGCAAGACACTGGGCATCACCGCTTTGAACATCAAGCTGCGTGCCACCGGCGGCAACAAGACCAAGACCCCAGGACCCGGCGCCCAGTCTGCTCTGCGTGCTTTGGCCCGTTCGTCCATGAAGATTGGCCGCATCGAGGATGTGACCCCCATCCCATCGGACTCCACCCGCAGGAAGGGCGGTCGCCGTGGTCGTCGTCTGTAGGAGTGCATCGTGCCACTGGCTTTTGACGCTGcgttatatttttatactaATAAATACAACATAAATGCAGTGGAAAGGGCATGTTTTTGGGCTCATGTGTTCGGTTGTGGCCTATGGCCAGTGGCAACACGGCATAAGAGAGGCTGCTATCGATAGGTGATGGTTGGGGCCACCACAAGTATGTTTAAGTATTGAGCGGTCACACTGCATGGAATTCGAGACCTATCGGGGCCTATCGATATCCTGATATACACGCCAACGACGACCGTGTGTGGATTCGTGGAGCAAATCGAAATTGGCAGGATTAAAAGCATTCGCGAACGCAAAGGCAGCGGCTAAAGGGCTGCCCATGCACCAAAGAAACTAACTAGCTGGCCCAGTGGTTCATTAATCTGCATTTAACATGCTAAAATCGGCGTAATTGGCAAGTTCAATGCACGACTAATATATTTGGCCACACTtgccagtgtgtgtttgtttgtatgCGTGCCTGTTTGTGTGGTGTCGTGtccgtgtgtgtttgtgtgtccgCGACGAGTATGTGTGCGCACATATTCGTATATTTGCAAGACTCGCGGATGAAACAGCGTGAAAAGTGAGCGAAATATCGGGGAAAAACGGCACGGCACGGGCACAAAACGGAACGGTACGAGAAAAGGGCAACAGCCAGAGAACTCCTCAGTCCGGACACGGATAATGGGGATATAGCTGATACAGCCAATAGCCCCCCGAGAGCCACAGCACAATAGTTCGGTTGGGCGACGTCGTCGAGTGTTAAACGTCAAAAATCATACCCAGGAACGGACGGAGCTGAGATGTTGAAGCGGCTCCAACTGAGTGTCAAGTGTTTGGTGTTGTGAAATTTTCCGTCTCCATCTCTCCGTTCGGCGTTAAGCCAATTTGCCAACCCTTTCCCCCCTAAAAAACGTAATCCCCGAGACCCCTCAAGTTTCGgtcaaaattttcaattgaacGCAACTCcgccataaacaaaaaaaaagaagtaaaattCGGCCACtagccaaacaacaaaaaaacagagaaaaaaaatcacGCAGTAAcgcagaagaagcagcagcagcagccgaaaaaaGACGAAAAGAAAACTTGTTTGAAAAGGCCGAAccgaaagaagaaaaagagcagcagcattGCGGCCAAGTTTGGAAGAATTTAAGAATTTCAGCGTTCAGCGTGCTAGGAACGGAGCACCGGACCGGCGACGTCACCAAATAAACACCCATCACCATGGACGAGGATGACAACCTGTCCAATGCCGACATCAGCATCGATGACGAGGAGGTGGTGCTGGAGCGGACCCACAATGCGCCCATGCAGGAGGATCTAGAGCAGGAGGACGAAGACGGGTCATCCGATGTGGATCTCTCCTCGGTGTACGTCCTGCCACCCATAGTCTCGGCACCATCGCCCGCATCAGTGCGCATTGCTGCTGGATCCTCAGGTGGTGGCGTCGGAGCCGCAGCGGGAGCAGTAGCCACAACCACCGATAACTCGCATTCCCCCTTCCACGACTGGGATTCCAGtgtggcggctgctgctgctccaccgccgccaccgcccaGGGCAGGAGCGAGTACAGCGAGCTCCGGCACATCAGCGGGATCGGCGGGAGCAGCGGCCGCCTCATCCGGCGATGCCGGCGCCAAGCCTAGCTTCTTCTTTGGCGCCTCCTCGTTCAGTTTGCGCAGCCGCAAGGAGGTGGCCGCCCTGATCAACACGGAATGCTGCCGTGGCAGCCCTACACCCGATCTCGACTCCATCATGGACACCCTGTTCAATCCGGGCACGCCCATCGACAATCTGGACAACATCGAGTGGATACGATGGCTCATTGCCGGCGGACGGACGCCGCAGGAGTTTGTTAAAATTGGTACGTCCGAATGTGTGCATATCGATAAGTGTGTTGCATTTTCTATCGCCAAACAGCTGATCGCAAGTCCGTTGCCCCTGAAACTCAGAccttgtgtgtttgtttgtgtgtgtgtgtgttaccTGCGTGATGTTCAtgcatgcatgtgtgtgtgtctgtgtaatGTAATGGTTGTAGGGCACGCAAAGAATAGGGAGAGAGGAACAGAGCATAGAAGCAAGGTGCAAGGCAGCGTGAAGAGTGCGAGTGCACCACCATGGCAACAGCAATCAAGCGcactcactcgcacacacaacaaccacacgcaaacacacacacacatatgcactGATTAGGGGAGTCAACTTTAGCCCAATTTAATCTCAACTGCTCATCTATTTGCAATGCTGTATTTGTGCATAATTTTCATCATTACCTATTACTGTTTGTGCCAGGCTGCGTATGTCGCCAAAGTTGCTTGTATCGTTTATGGTTGTTTGTCGCGTCTAGTCTTGTCTTGTCTTGTCCCACTTGTCAGCTCTgtcatgcacacacacacatgcaaacgCACACATTGGCAGACTGACAGGCGGAGACGCACACGCACAGTGGGATGCAACTTGCACCTTGTGGCTTTGTGTCAGCTGTTTCGGTTCGCCTTGCGTAATAAATGTTTCCGCAGCATCCGTCCCAAaaccacacgcacacaaatgCAGATGGTGCTTGTTTATACGATGGCACCTTTTGTCACCGCTAAGTGCTcctgttttttattatttatttctccctcgattttgtttgttactCTGTTGCAACAGAACAGAGCAGAACAATTGCAAAATTGCACTGGTGCGGCAAAAGTTGATTGACCGTCATTGTTGTTGATTTGACAAAACCACGCACAGTGGGTGCGAGGGGCGGATGTGATGTGGCCCACTGTAAGCTGTCATCGGCAATTGACCGAAAGACCGTTATGTTATTGGGCTGCGTGGGGTGTactctgtgtgtttttgcgtgtgtgtgggtgagggTGAGAGAATGCACCTTCTTTCCGTTCCCATGTCATGTCACCTCCCCTTCGTCTCTCCCTTGCTCTTCATTTCGGACCTTGTCCAAAAGTTCTCAGTTAGAAAGAGACGGCTGAACCACGAtagggagagcgagagagttGCCAACTTTCCGTTGATCGATCGCTATTACAATTTTACAACATTGTCAATCAACTTTCCGCTGCACTGTAGTTGTTATTGGCCAATTCATTCGATTTTCTTCCGCATGCGGCGGCCGACTACGTTGACCTTTTTAGCCAACAAGGTCCAAGCggaatacatatgtacattgtacatatgtatatataaactacgaaacataaaacaaacgTATGTACGTACacatttatgtacatacatacgacCCAGAACGCAGCCCGAagacaaaaaaatcaaagagtCACGCAACTAGAAGCAAGAAATTAACTAAGCAATGAGTgcatcattttatttttggaactcaatcaaatcaatagcaatagcaaGGCAAGGCGGTCAGGAAAAAACAGCTGGCCTCGACAGGTTTTACAATTTCACCTCATCGCGCAATTTCGCCAGCGATATTTTATCGTTTCGTGATTGGAGGTGGAACAATGTTTTGCAATCGAACGATTATTTCGATGATTTTGCATATGAATTCGCCGAGTTCAATTGGTTACAAAATCCTAATGCAGCTTATTAAGTCGAATTATTTTAGATATATTATAATCATTATttagaaaaaatacatatttgttttatcaTATAGTAGATTTTCTTACGTAATAACCGCATTCCAATGACCTATCATATTTAAGAAAATCAATAGTTGGCCAGGGTCTTTCAGATAAATACAGAGCaaagtttttactttttaagtGCTTGCGAATGTGACTGTTGGTTAAACATGACAACTTTTTTTAGCTTTGTGGTTCAATGTGGCGATGTCCTTGCTCCAAATGTGTCCAAACCTATTTTATAGCTGCATCCTTTTCTACTATTTATACTCTATGAACTGGTGAattgtttttaagtttttgaaattttattttgcagtgCGCAGCTATGACAACCACGCCAAATGCGGTCTGGTATGGGTGCCCCATGTGGTGGCCTACAGGTGCCGCACCTGCGGCATATCACCCTGCATGTCCATATGCCGGGACTGCTTCAAGAAGGGCAACCACACGAACCACGACTTCAATATGTTCCTCTCACAGGCGGGCGGTGCCTGCGATTGTGGTGACACCTCGGTTATGAAGGCGGAGGGTTTTTGCAGCGATCATGGCATCAATAACCGGGTTAATCGTGATCCGGTGCCCAACAATCTGTTGGCGGTAGCCGAGGCCATAATGCCCAAGCTGCTGTTCCGCCTGTTGCAGCACTTCCGCGAGCACAGCGACACACCTCTGGAGGTACAAGCGATAACGTCGTACTCTTGCGAGGAGTTCGCCAACATGCTGATCGATCTGAACAACATGGGCGAGATAATGCGCAAAGTGATGACGCGCACGCTGATTAATCCCGAGGTATATTCCTACTTCATGGAAGCACCGTGCCAGGACACGAGGAATGGGCGTTTTTTGAAGGCGAACCGTGAGAAATACGAGGATGCGGTTAACAGATTCCCAAATCCAGAGCCACCCGATGAGTACAGGGATCTGCCCGCGCTGGGCGACAAGCTGGTCCACACCACGCTACTCGAAGAGTTCATCTTCTGGACATTTAAGTTCGAGTTTCCACAGACTCTGGTCTGCTTCCTGCTGAACATGCTGCCTGATCAGGATTACAAGGTTGGTCTTGTTGAGATCATATgatctgtatccgtatctgtattaaaatttattttgtttttccgccGCCCTAAAGGAACACCTCACCCGCACATTTGTGATGCACTACAGCCGCATACCGTCCGTGTTGGAAATGTCTCGTGATCCGGATACGCTGAGCAACCGGGTGGTCCACATGAGCGTCCAACTCTTCTCCAACGAAAGTCTGGCCCTCAAGATGGTCAATGAGCTGTCGCTGCTGCACGTAATGATTATCAGCCTAAAGCTAATGATGTCCAAGATACTCATACAGAATACATTGCATGGtaagaattatttattttgtttccgACTGCTTTCCTATTAACGATATGATTTTTTTGGCCAGATCCCAACAAGAATTTCCATTTCGTCATCGACTGTACCCGCCAGGTGATGAAGGACCACTGCTACTGGCCACTAGTCTCGGACTTTAACAACGTCCTTTCACACGAATCGGTGGCCCTGGTCTTTCTGCGGGACGACAATCTCATCGACATGTGGTTCCAGTTTCTCCAGATGCTTCAGGGCATGAATGTCAATGTGCGGGAGACGGCTTCTCATGTGGAATTCGAGCCAAACAGCTACTATGCGGCGTTCTCCTGCGAGCTTGAGGCCAGTGCCTATCCCATGTGGTCAATTATCTCCCATCTGCAGGATGGCACACATGCCCACCTGGCAAAGAAGATCATCAACTACTGTGTGACGACGCTGCACGAGTGGTTAGACTCTATTTACTTTATGGAGGCGCGTCTATCGATGGTTGgtcttttctttctgtttAAAATTATCCCAGTTTCAATAAATCTTCTATTTATTCTTGCAGGAGGAGATGATGCAGGCCTCGTTCCACTTTCCCCTGCATCGCTATCTGGCTGCCTTTGTTTGCCAGGCGGTAACTAAAATGGGAATCAGTCTGAACGATGTCCTACCGTCACGACCCTatctgctgcccctgctgatGATCCATCCACTTCGTGTCCAGGTGAGTCTGCCATCCTTTACTTcgattatttttgtttaaaagagCAAGAAGGTCTTCGATTCTCTGGGTtctcagattcagattctttttatttcttttgttatGGCTAAATTccaatataatttgtttttatattcttgTCTTGCCTGATTCTGCATCTCTTGCGCTTCGTTCGCCTCCAATCTCACTTAAACTATGCGACAGTAATTGCAAGTGTGTATTGATAGGTAGTGTACAACTAAAAAAGCTATGAAATATGTGCGGGATGGAACTGCACCGCTTATCCGACTCTCTTCGCCCTAGAACTTATTATTTGGCACCTGAACGTGGGGCATAAAGTCGTAGGTGATGATCTTAGGGCCCAGGAAGCCGCCGTAGCCGTTGCGGCCCTTGTAGTAGATGCCAATGCCGGCTAGTGGCACTGGTGGATTCGAGACCACGTCCTGGATGTCAATGAAGGGCACAGTGCTCTGGGCGGCATCCTTGTCCAGTCCTGTGTTGGTGAAGTCGATGTACTGATTGTGGCGCGACAGAGGTATTGAGTGTGTGATTGTCCGCGTAGACACGTCGGCGTTGTTTAAACTCAGTTTCTCCCTGAAAGCAAGCGTTAGGCGATGGTTAGTTTTATGCTGTTCGAGAATAGAGTACGCTTACCTCCGTGCACCGCTGACATCGGTATTGTCGTTGGACTTCCAATAGCTATTGGCCTCCGGCTGGATGAGCTTGCCCGTCCGGAAATCAAACTCACTGTAATAAGCCTCCAAATTCAGATGTGTGCCCACCACACGGAATCGCACGCCGGTAATCACAAAGGAATTGTCCTCCGTATCCACATCGTCCAGATCGATGGTGCGTTTCTCGTAGCTCAATTTGTGATAGTCAACGCCATTCTTCACATGACGATCAAAGACGTTGTACTTCTCCACAGGTTTCCACTCCAGAGTGCTTTGATTGACAGTGCCACGCGGCAGGAGTTCGCCCTCCTGGATTTGCAGGTGGAAAATGCGATTTTGTTTTACAAAACGCAAACCAGTCACAATTCTGAAGAATAATTAGTTACTATTTGTTGATATATGAATAGTCAAACGATTTAACTGGAACTCACCGGTTGCGCTTGACATCGGCGACGGTATCCCGGAGATTGAAGAAACGATCCGACTTCAGACCCTCCTCGTCGCACAGGCAGAAGCAGTAGCTGCAGTGCCAGAGGAGGTAACGCCACCAGCTATCCACCTTGGTGGTGCCCCTGGTGCACTTACCGCGCTGGCCAAGGACGCGTCCGTTCTCGTACTCGATGAACTCGTAGCGCCTGGTGCTGTTCTGTGGCGACGGGCACACCCACATGTCGGAGTCTACGAACTGGCAGTTGTACAGCCGACCCGTACATTTCGGCTGACGGGAACAATAGAGATCCTTGAAGCAGCCTTCGCTGCGTGTGGACTGATAAAAGCCGCACGTCTCTCGGCAAGTTTCCTCGTTATTCAAATCCACCTCGTTTTCGATGTAGCCCTGCAGTAGGCGGGTGACCTCGTCGTAGGTGACACCCTGGACATGCTTCGTCGGATCACAGCGGTAAACGATTCGATCAGCTCGTAGCATCACATCCTTGAGCATTTTCAGCGTGCGTTCCGTCCTCTTCTCATAGTCGGAACGCATGAGTTCCGCCTCCTGGGTGTAGTTGCCCTTACCGTAGACCCGCAACATCATCCAAGAGAACTCCATCATGGTGTAGGCTTTCAGTTCGGTCAGGGCTATATCCGCATATAGCGAGTATATAAACTGCTGGGCCGATTGCATGGTATTGCAAATTTGATTGTTGGACACCTGTAAGCAAGAAATTTGTGCGTATTATTGGGAAAGTCATTAATATGATCGATATccagctgttttccttttaccCGCCTGGAATTCTTTTACTAGGTACCCTAGGTACACGT contains:
- the LOC122624246 gene encoding dehydrodolichyl diphosphate synthase complex subunit DHDDS → MSWVSDYKYTWTERLAMRTLRACGYIPHHVAFVMDGNRRFARSQQIDKIEGHSRGFEKLADCLRWCLDVGVREVTTFAFSIENFKRSNEEVEGLFNLAREKFARLLEETARLDEHGIRIRVIGNIELLPLDLQKLVASAMLSTERNDKLFLNVAFAYTSRDEITQAVETILRHGSQDLAGEDISERLLEECLYTRHSPPPDLVFRTSGETRLSDFMMWQLSTSVLYFSNVLWPQITFWHFLASILAYQRDRWQLEDFRRAERMQSCQLAKTSDFYSERVQKFLATIDEDRRKLLVRLAAN
- the LOC122623482 gene encoding 40S ribosomal protein S14a, with amino-acid sequence MAPRKAKVQKEEVQVQLGPQVRDGEIVFGVAHIYASFNDTFVHVTDLSGRETIARVTGGMKVKADRDEASPYAAMLAAQDVAEKCKTLGITALHIKLRATGGNKTKTPGPGAQSALRALARSSMKIGRIEDVTPIPSDSTRRKGGRRGRRL
- the LOC122625059 gene encoding 40S ribosomal protein S14a-like, translating into MAPRKAKVQKEEVQVHLGPQVRDGEVVFGVAHIYASFNDTFVHVTDLSGRETIARVTGGMKVKADRDEASPYAAMLAAQDVAEKCKTLGITALNIKLRATGGNKTKTPGPGAQSALRALARSSMKIGRIEDVTPIPSDSTRRKGGRRGRRL
- the LOC122625054 gene encoding uncharacterized protein LOC122625054 isoform X1 gives rise to the protein MGFMNWIVPLLLATLVALQQPTQTDALIEDVLDIIHVVKEVTSGVLKAWDIVQSSPLAANIDFPLMREKQKKVLQRLKEVSKQIDHTEDQHAQYVALAIESVTSFMHNNAPIMAKMNDISDTINRISSRYQQMQKYEAYKDKLEMSTLITFAEWTVTPNAHSVHHLMDRLHITLFGNEDRSSNTTSTNLLQQLATAYEVSNNQICNTMQSAQQFIYSLYADIALTELKAYTMMEFSWMMLRVYGKGNYTQEAELMRSDYEKRTERTLKMLKDVMLRADRIVYRCDPTKHVQGVTYDEVTRLLQGYIENEVDLNNEETCRETCGFYQSTRSEGCFKDLYCSRQPKCTGRLYNCQFVDSDMWVCPSPQNSTRRYEFIEYENGRVLGQRGKCTRGTTKVDSWWRYLLWHCSYCFCLCDEEGLKSDRFFNLRDTVADVKRNRIVTGLRFVKQNRIFHLQIQEGELLPRGTVNQSTLEWKPVEKYNVFDRHVKNGVDYHKLSYEKRTIDLDDVDTEDNSFVITGVRFRVVGTHLNLEAYYSEFDFRTGKLIQPEANSYWKSNDNTDVSGARREKLSLNNADVSTRTITHSIPLSRHNQYIDFTNTGLDKDAAQSTVPFIDIQDVVSNPPVPLAGIGIYYKGRNGYGGFLGPKIITYDFMPHVQVPNNKF
- the LOC122625054 gene encoding uncharacterized protein LOC122625054 isoform X2 produces the protein MAAPIGALAALVAVLVTLVICGNTKSASSAGWMHRSTPQMEVEALRTEYIALERALWDYLAKTANSQNNKETQIRKVYDSHRDFDAKPAMRRTFEEHRYEVLNHYEWSLLERDLIYISKLYDAYKDTFVKQNNSVELDELAVLNLAGAILRNDNTASMPRILQEIERVMVSQTLYYRAMLVSNNQICNTMQSAQQFIYSLYADIALTELKAYTMMEFSWMMLRVYGKGNYTQEAELMRSDYEKRTERTLKMLKDVMLRADRIVYRCDPTKHVQGVTYDEVTRLLQGYIENEVDLNNEETCRETCGFYQSTRSEGCFKDLYCSRQPKCTGRLYNCQFVDSDMWVCPSPQNSTRRYEFIEYENGRVLGQRGKCTRGTTKVDSWWRYLLWHCSYCFCLCDEEGLKSDRFFNLRDTVADVKRNRIVTGLRFVKQNRIFHLQIQEGELLPRGTVNQSTLEWKPVEKYNVFDRHVKNGVDYHKLSYEKRTIDLDDVDTEDNSFVITGVRFRVVGTHLNLEAYYSEFDFRTGKLIQPEANSYWKSNDNTDVSGARREKLSLNNADVSTRTITHSIPLSRHNQYIDFTNTGLDKDAAQSTVPFIDIQDVVSNPPVPLAGIGIYYKGRNGYGGFLGPKIITYDFMPHVQVPNNKF